GAATGAAATGCCATTTCTAAACAACATAAAGAGTAAATAGTCTGATGCACTAATgtatgaagaagaagataaacctaaaatgatttttacagTATTATTCAATCATAAGTTGCcaagtatgataaatttattaacgttTACAATAACTATTTTACAAGTCATAAGCACCATGGTTTCTGATTGTATGACAATGTCAAACCTTTTGCACTAATAGTGCATAAAATGAAACTCAATGGTAAATTGGAATGATTATTTTCTCTGTTGACCATGAGCATCAATGAAAAACCTTTGCAGAATGCACTTATTTTTCCCACCCTTTTGTTATGGGAGAAGGAGAATAATTCAACAGAAAAGCCTAACATTTGATTTCTTACAACTTACCTCCAACTTTGGACAACTTCTTGCAATGGTAAACAGAGATTCATCTGTGATAAACGTACCACCAACATTCAGACGTTGTAAAGATCTAGTTCTGGATATCTGTTAGAATAGTTGTCATCAGAGaagcaaaaggaattaaagatAGAACAATACTTCCATTGACTTATAGTGTGTGTGTGGTTTTTCTTTGGAATAAGTCTCAAACATTGGTTTGGTGGCAAAAGCTTGTCTGCTGTAACTTTTGCCCAAATCACGGTTTTGGGTTCTCAACTGAAATCCAAACACGCTATTAGCCTTGCAAAGGATGTAGAAACACCCAAAATAACAATTCATCAACCTGACACTATCTGCTTAATCTAGTCATAAATAGCCTTAAATTCCCAAGATTCATCTAATTGATCCCAACTGTCATAATCTGGTGCAAAATGAATGTCATCCCATTCATGGTGTTGTAGAAAACCAAAATTCTCAATACAAAAAATGAATGACAAGTGTGAGAGAAGTCTCATTGAGTAAAAAAAGACAAGTTGAGTAACATATGCGGGAATACCAATATACCTAACGCTATGAGATTTTAGATTGGATGTAATGTCAATTTCACTTGTATAATATGCTTGTGACACATTAATAAAGATTTTCCGGGAGCTGAAGACAAGTATTGTGTTTTAGTCCCATCCTATTTCCTAACAAGTCATTCCAAGCAGATATTTCCCACACCCCAAACATTTTAAGTTACAAAAGCAGAACAATAACATACCAATTGAACAACACCTTCATCTGTGATGCCAGTCAAACCCCACAATGATATAGATGTGAGATTGCTGATACACTTAGCAAAAGATATTCTGAGAAGTCCAGCATCAGTTATTTGGCAACCCCAGCAGCTCCTCGGTCTGCAAATACAAAAGACAATAAATGTTGTTCATCTTAGATCTACATTCTTGACATCATGACAACTCGTCAGCTTATAACCGGTGATAAACTATCAAACTCAACTATTGCTTTTTTCAGGTGCCAAATTTTAAGTATCGAAGTCAATGGCACACCTAAGATGGATAATCTAGTCTTTTTAATCACTATTTGCTATTGTACGAAACATCCCTCACTCCTATTCAATATAGGCATCTCCATATCAGAAAACTtaatacaaaagagaaaataaagtaaaatgactACTGTTCTATTACCCTAACCCTCCCACAGTGCCACCACATATCTGGAGAAAAAAAGGTTAGAGATATGGCTTAAGGCAAATGGTGCGgattcaaataaaacacaaaTACGGCTTTTACTTAAGAGTTCAAAAATCTAGCAGAATCCCATTTCTCTGATTACCATTTTACGTATATACACAATTCAGTTGCAATTTAAATCACTACAACAGTCACAGTGAAAGCCTATGCTTTCAAACAAAGCATCATGTTATCCATCTATCCCTAAATAAGCATGTTATCAACCTTCTCCAAATACTACCAGTCACCAGAGGTAATTGCCAATTCAACTCCTCGtacaatcaaaatttataaactcAAATTTACAATCCATCTCCAAAGCTCGGGAAATCAATACAGAAAGTTCACTTTGATGTTTAAGAAAGACCATCAACATCAAAGGGAAGATGTCAGAAACATTTTACCATCCTTATAGAACAGAAAGGAATTGAGggtctgaaaaagaaaaagaaagaaagaaaggcatatataatatatatgcatACATTTCTAGTTTAGTGAGGTTGTAGGCATGAAAAACAAGGCGAGCAGTGGAGTCATCATCCATCTTCCAACCGGCAAAGCTGAGATTGTGTCTCCGAGCAAGAGACTCCTTCACCCCTTGTTTCCATTTCTTGCAAACACCACTTGCCCTTGTTGCAAACACCACATCCACACGAAACGATTGGTGaatgaattatatattaaaacaatgAAATGAAACACTCATATATGCTTAGTGCTTACTGTGCCAAATCAGTGAAGGAAGTGAACAGAACAAAAATATGAGCCAACAGGTCAATTGGCAAGCGATCAATCTCTGCCTCAACATCCATAACTAAGGTTTGGCTACTCAAACCACTGGACCTTCACCTCAAAGATCAAACCTTTAACTCTTCCTACTTCTGTTCTGTTCTGATGGAAAGCCaagtaatataattaataatacacACACCCGAACAAGCCAAGTGAAAAAGTGTCCTCATGTTTTCGTCATCGTTTGAATTGCCACGTCCTTCCTATTTGTGTttacccactttttttttttcttccttttattaGTTACTAAACGCCGGCGTACAACTCTTTTGTTGTCCATTATGGGATAATTTTACCTTCACTCAGAATTAGATTCTCTCTCTTAAAATATACTACCTTTCATCTGTCATCTCCACAAAAAGTATACACACAAGTTATGGAATATGTTGCTAAATAATTATACATTCAGATTCTCTTTCTGTTTAATTGTGGATCCTAAATATGTCTGTGAGTGGATAAGTGTATTATGGTTTCCATCAATCTCTCTTTTTCgcaatatcatatcatatagtagtacatgattaaataattagaatCATATAGTATTGATTTTAATACATGATTAAATAATTGGAATTTGGAAATGATAATGAGTTGTCTAACAttccatttttcataaaataaattaataaagattttagagttttaaaaaaataataagattttttaattaaataaataagaagaaataattttattaattaaaataagggtttaaggtgaataaaataaatatatgttcttagaaaataaaaaaatataaatattttatttatttatttgatagaaagtaaaatagaatttatttttataaaataaaaatcaaatagaataaataataagctGAGTACATATGGagacatattatattattttttacatttctttGTGGTTTCTCTTTATCttaattctcttttttctctctctctttctttttcttgtatatatttaaatttgtctcagtaaaattattatttaagacTTATCAACTGTTGGATCATATTGAAATTTGTATACCATGTTCAAAATTCGTTTTCGCACAtctccaccgttgggatttgcgaaatAATTTCTTTGGTGAGAGAAATATACCTCGcacagagtttttttttttcgcaTACACCCAAACTAGTCCCAGTAAAATTATGATCTTGGATTTGTTAACCGCTGGATCATTGTGACATTTGAACACTAGGTTGATAACTCATTTTTGCACATTCTAACCATTGGAATTTGGgaaataatgtatttagtgAGAGAAATATCTCTCGCACAGATACAGTAAAATGGAGACTTCAATCCTTTATGTTTTTCTCTAATGTTTGGAAATCCTAGTAGAACAACCATAGGAAAAATTTGAGGAATTTTAGGGAACCGCGAGAGATGTCACTATCACTTTTagactacacacgtgagcccgctcaAAGATAAGAGATGAAATTATCGTAATTgtggttagaatgaacatgcgTATGGATCCTTAGATGATcaaattagaatttattttaggatgtttattgtattgtaattatTCATGTATGATTATAATTACAAGATTGTTGTGGTTGACGGACTAATTGATATCttgatgcgaattggttgataaaattgagtacTCTTAGTGTTTTTGTGTTGTTGAcatatgattttgatatgattatatgaaattatttgaggggttttactttccatgttgtgagaagaatttttgttttatttgtttgtgttttggacaAAATTTACTAGATTAAcgtgataaattgttatatttaaatcataaaattctgattgaaattgtgtgtaagtgataaattgtGAGATAATATGttactttgagattataatattgttattgagattgaatataattgtaaagttaaacatgcattaatgtgtgagatacacgtaaacgtgtgatgatggattgtgacattatgagatgttaaattgtgaacATGGGATATGATTGTGAATAAGTATGTGATTAATACTTAATGTGagaatacttgtgttgtgagttgtgaattatgcAATAACTTGACTgttgtttaccttgagaaaaatatttatgtgttGGCCCGAAGTGTTAACAAAAAGCACTGGCCTACATTGTTTGAATTAagcttttacttttaaaatgttGAAAATAGTTCTAGAGACATATAATTATGTTTGTGCCCCATAGATATAtttgaagaaggaaacaatttttcctttGGAGACCTCTTATCCTCCTGGTAGGCTCTCCATCATGGGTTTGTGAGTTAAACTTCTACCAATATCAAAGATTAgtcattgaaataaattataaacaacaAAGTCATGAGTTTTGATAATATGGATTCCAATGATAATCCTAATAGTATTTTGATAATAGTTCTAATAAAAATTTCGATAATAATTTTGATAGtaattctaataataataagaactaGAGATTgaaatactaaatttttttagaataaatgaaaattggaaaaagtaagattttgagaaaaaatggagattgaaaaaagtaaaagagtttagagaaaaaaaaaattgaatttgaaatgttgGTTAAAAATATTGTCTTAACTCTTCAATTCGTAAACTCGCTTGGATCTATATGAGGATATTACATGTTTCAACCCTTATTACAACAATTAATGGAAAAAAGAAGTTGTCGTATATGTGTGTCCGCATTTTTATTTCGCTATTGTGTTTTCatatactaaaattaatatatttttgtaatttatctattatgtattgaattgtatattaattttattattatgctaTTGTGTCTCGTGCCTTGCGTgggtttaaaattcatattttataatttataagagtaattttgttattattttagatttttaatatgttatcaattatttagttttgattttaataaatatatatgtcaatagatattagaaaaaatatataaaaataattcaaaggagtttgaaaaaaattagaaatttatcttagaaaaagaatgaaaagacagataaatttttgttgttgactTATATTTATCCCTCCATAAtctgaataagaaaaaaaaaatactattttaagaGATGattattttagaagaaaacaatgaaaataactAAACGAGTACGATGAGGACAGGTGTACGATACAACAGCGCAATAATCAGGAAGCGCGGCAAACATCCTTTAACTATACCTATCACGTGCTTCCCGCCAATTTTactaacacaaacacaaactcaCATCACAGTATCACACCACGAGAGGTGTTTGAAATGCTGTTCCtttcaaaaataagatgaattcaatttcaaatttcaaacatgCAAGATTCACAATCAAATAAACTTTTGGATAATTCACTAGTGTTATCTTTAATTCTTCTTTAAAAGAGAGAAGCGCCAATCGATCAATGCATCATTCATCGATCACACAGCTTTCGTAACCCAAACACAACACAACCATGTCGTCGTCGTCCATGAAGAAGAATTGGGTTCGCGGAGAGTCTCTTGGTAGTGGCAGCTCCGCCACCGTCAACATAGCCATACCAACAAACCCTTCCACGCATAATTTTCCTTCACCCACCGCCGTCAAATCCTCCCTTTTCCTAACCTCGTATTCGCTCAAAACCGAGAAGGACGTCCTCGACATTCTTGGACCTTCCCCAAACATCATTaaatgttacggaaacgatTGCACCGTCGAAAACGGCAAGAGATACTACAACGTTTTTCTCGAATACGCCTCGGGCGGTTCCCTCGCCGATCAACTCAGAAAGTACGGCGGGAGGTTCCCGGAGGCTTACGTTCGACGACGCACAAAATCCATCTTGGAGGGTCTGAAGCACATTCACTCCAAGGGCTACGTCCACTGCGATGTGAAGCCTCAGAACATTCTTGTCTTCGACAATGGTGTTGTTAAGATCGCGGATTTGGGGCTGgcgaagaggagaggggagatAAATAGAGAGTACGTGTGCAGGGGCACGCCGATGTATATGTCACCGGAATCGCTGACCGATAACGTGTACGAGTCGCCGGTAGATATATGGGCTTTGGGCTGCACCATCGTGGAAATGATCACAGGAGAACACGCGGGTACGTTGGAAGCTGCGAGAATACTTGGACGTTGATGAATGGAATTGGGATAGGAGAAGAATTGCCCGAGATTCCACAAGAGTTATCACAACAAGGGAAGGATTTTCTTGACAAGTGTCTTGTTAAGGATCCAAACAAGAGGTGGACTGCTCACATGCTTTTGAATCACCCTTTCATCAAGAACCCATTGCCGCAGCCGTTACCAAGTATGGATCACATTCCATCCCcttctttaatttgtttttgtatttcATTAGGTCTGAATTCAGTAGGAATAGGAGTAGTGTACACAGATTCTTTTTAtatcaatgttttaaatttccTTCATTTTATAAGCATTTTGTTTGGAATCATCTATTATTTTTggaattatttttcttgaaaattaatcatgttttaatttcttgaaattgttggtatgtctaaaatattttttaaattaagagacataattataaaaaaaattatcccttCATGAGAATCTTAAATTTTCACTCTTTTCATGAAAAAGTTTTAGCTTGAAACTTAGATTAATTCATAGAAATTCATATTTctgtgaattatttttaaaaattttattccaaACATAAgagtttaacatttttaatcCAAGATTTCcaagaaatttaaaagaattccCTACCAATCACCATCTATAAGTTTTTCtatgtattttcttttaaagaaatagGTTTCATTCACTTCTTTGCTAGCGTCAAGTATATATCAATTAGTGAGTCTAGAGTTATAAAAGTGTGTTCTATCATTACTTTCTTGCAAAAGATAGGGAGATCAATTTTCAGGGTTATCATTTTTCTATAGTTTTATTATATGTGCTCAATACACACCATCAACTTTTAGGATCAAATAACTGTTCATGGATTTGGTTTGTCATCCCACTACTTCTATGTAATGGTGTGTATTGAGCACATTTGTtggtactatttttttttcatgacttCTTGTTGGGTCTCTTCACACACTACACAATTGAGTCTTGACATCAGGGTATTTGGGGAAGATTACTAAGCGacctaaaaaaaatgttaaatcttAGGTTTCCATGGTGACACTCACTGCACTTAGTTACTGGAGAATTGTCTGTCTTAGGAGTATTATTTGTGTCAAAAGCACCCCTTTGAGGTCAATAGGTTACTGGAGAAAAAAGCTTTTAGTACCTTTGAGACTTTTTGACTACTGGAGAAATGCGCAGTATGTTGTTAACTTGAGAAACTTTGAGATATGTCTAAACACTCCTTTGAGGTCATCGGTTACTGGGAAAAATGCACAGTATATATATACACTCCTTTGAGATTTATTGGCTACTGGGGAAATGTTagtatacaaataataattctaaTACAGGCACTCTTTTGAAACCAAGTGTGAGGAGTGGAAGATCCATGCACGATTGTGCGGGAAACTTAGGgtaaaaagtgaaaagaataACCTTAATTAATTATCTGACGCAATATCTGAATGTCTTGACTCAATTACTCTTTACACTAGGGACTCTCAGAGTTAGTCATGTTCCAATAGTTCAGAGAATGTGTTCTTTATCTCCCATTGCTTGGTTACGTTGATTGTATAGTTAAGATAATGAAATTTCAGACCTTTTTGCATCTTTAAGCATTTTcttattgtttgattttttttaggaaatagTTACTGTTGTAgcctatgtttttttattttatttcaggaAAGATTGTGTGAGGTGAAGCAAGAGGATGTTCAAAACCCGTGGCTGGATCGTGCATGCGGACTACATGTAGCAGACTAAGACCATTGGAATTGCAGCATTGTTTGTTCCATATTCATCAGATCATGAGGATTACATTTCATCCAAGTTTGTCgattcttgtaattgattagtGGAGAACTTTTCCAGAATTATATATGCTGATCTCCCAAACTTTAGGATCAAATAACTGTTCATGGATTTGGTTTGTCATCCCATGCATGCTTTGTAATCTTCtttattattaatgatattcggctgtgcttcaaatgataaataatggCTAGGGTGTTAACCTAATTGGAAGTCCAGTCCTTATTGTGATGTCTTTGCATGCcaatttttttactcaaaataaaaaaaaaaaatagagtaggaACATTACTTGCCGCTACTTTTGGCCAAATGTACAGATCTCTGAATtgaacattcatttttttagtatcaaattttggttttgctttataagattttatattttctcactTATTCTTTTAGTTGGTTTTCCCTTTGAAAGAGGTTTCATTCACTTCTTTAGTGGTCAAGCATCAAGTACTGAGTCTGGAGAGTCCTAAAAGTGTGGACATGATTATTAATCGCATCATTACTTTTGTGCACAATACTGGACACAACTTCAATCAGTATATCaaatgttgaaaaaaatacagttcaaaaaaaaaaaaaaaagcatccaGTCTCTCCACACTTAGAACTCAATCGGATATCTAAAGGACACGTTAACTTATTTTTCCCAAATTTCCAATAACCGATTAGGTACAACTTGTTCGCATTCTCTTAGGATTAGAGATCTCCTAATCTTAAGTATAAAAATGTATTCTATCTTACTCCTTGGACCAAAcaaagtttttaataaataatagactagaattaatttttaattttgtaaacagGTCCAACCTATTTAGACAAAGTTGAACCTATTTTCATTCCTGTCATAAGTCATAGATTGAAACATTTCAGATTACACTAATTCTAAAATTCAGTCTTCATATAATGTTTTAATGTATTATTGAAGAAaagtttactttaatttttaggGAAGTATCTGTTGGCACTTTCATGTTGactattatttatgataattctttgttaattaaataactattttaaaatgaattataagttttaattaaataaaaatacagtaggtattaaataaattaagaagagTATAAATTATTGGGTTAACAATATCTTTTTTGGTTCAACAACATTGTCCCTAAGTCTCTAAAGGAGGAAAGTAAAGGGATCACTCAAGTCTTTTAATTAATCTTCATTAGTTGCTTCAAGATAAATAAATGTCAAGTCAATTTATATTTAACGCAAAACCACAAGACGTTACATGTGAGGTTGTTGtgatttgagaattttttttatccatttgtgaCTTATGAGATTGGCTCAACCCTCCAACtctctaatataaaaataaaattaaaaaaagacgtGAAAAGcactctttcatttttttaaccaataactAGGATTTTTGGTCTTCTATAGTAGAACATTAAggtatttttaatcattaatacatagtttttttttatatttaaactttttcatTCATCTGAAACATATATGGTAGGTGATCACACTTGTATTtaacaatatattataataatgtaTTCTATATAGTGTTTAGCTAAATATAATTTACGATAACACTTTTAttcaacatatttataatttagctGATTATTACTTACACATTCCATATATATCCCACACATACATACACgattttgattcaaaacatgTGTTTGTTTTAAGGAAGACAAACATTATGAATGTAATTACGTAGAGGACTAAAATTCAAATCCTTCCAAGCAGACACGCAATATGTTATTTATGGAATAGGTAAAATAGTAGAAAATTGTGTTTTTTCCATGTGCAGCAGGTAAAAGGGGAGTGAATTAAGGAGCAGAGTGATCAGATGATGCGGCGGCACAGGGTAATCCCATCACCAACGGGAAGCTGGCAAATCTCGACCCTTGAATCAAGTGCAAGAGCTTTGTTGAGCTCCATCACAAAATCGCGATAATACTTAACATAATCCATGAGAGGCGCATCGGGTGGGGCCACCACAGACCCATTCCATAGGGTGTTGTCGTAGCCGACCAGTCCCCCAACCTTCACAAGCTCAATCACCCTCTTGTGGTAGTTCAAGTAGTTGTCCTTATCAGCATCCACATAGATGAAATCGAACGCTCCCTTATTCTTTTCCTGCGCATGCAATGCgtacaatattaattttatttcaagctaacataaatatacataatttcgtactaaaaaaagttaataataaaatgggATGATTAATTGAACGCACGTCTTTGATGAGTTGATCAAGAAGAGGAAGAGCAGGTCCTTCTCTGAAGTCAATCTTGTGAGCCACTCCGGCCTTTTGAATCACAGGCAACCCCAGTTCATAATATTCCCGGTTAACATCCATAGCTAAGATCTAATTTCTACAAAAGTTCATTTATTAGCCATATATACACTCATGTTGGTTATATTATAGTATATATCATATACATATATCGATTTTCTGCTTATGCATTATGTGCCTGAGTAATGGCAGCAGGAATTTTAACTTTATCAAAACAATACTTGTATATTATGGGtatattagattaagattttaaaagaatattttagtataaaaagtTCTTGTGGATTTTAaagattatgttaaaatattattatgacttatcaaaattttttataagatttttataataatttaaactttaataaatttatatcataaggattgaaaatattttatagatttataaaatttaaaaagattatgtgaatttttaaaaatacattcaaaattataagacttaatgaaaaaataacaaaaaataatgagatttacattaaaaaaataaaatcaaaatagttttttaaatcttttaatagTTATATTGATTCTAACTTTGTATCCATTTATATTAACTTTTCTTGCAAtaacattttatcattcttacttttagatttgaataataaatttaaaattatacgttgatttttttatttttttaattattacaattatttcatgataaatctaatgacatgtttaaataagatgtaataataaacatatattgGAAGGAAGTAGTGAGGGTAAAAAATCAGTAGAAGAATTACTGAATTATGTAGATGACGAAATTAAGGGTGATAATCATAAAAACATTACACCCAACATGTTACAAGCATAAttagtataagaaaaatataatttttcttagcacataagacattaatttaatttagaaaacaaaggaaaaagtgGGGGAGGaatatatttgacattttttattccaaaataatAGGAGAAATTTATATGACATTTGCATCTTGGGTAAGATTGTCGAAAGAAATCCATCaaaattcttattaaaaaaaataatccatcaaaatttatatattttttagtatcaaaagatttttttaatataaaaatcataattgaatcctttgaaattttgttgtctttcttcaaaaatcttaaaaatctttatttaaatatcataatacttatttgtattattttaaaaatttgattaaataagataacatttttctttaaaaaaaattatgttaaaatctAAGTCTAATAcatcccatatatatatatatatatatatatatatatatatatatatatatatatatatatatttgtgagggtaatatttgtattatagattggttttattatttattttaaatcatgaaaagaattgtaattatacatttaaaaacttaaaaatcttGTTGATGCAAAGGTTATATATGAATTGCTTATTAAGCAAATTAGTAATTAAGGGACCTTTCCGTCAGAAGGGAGGGCGAGGGCAGTGGAAAGCAAGGAGTAACCAGTGAAGACGCCTATTTCCATGGTGTTCTTGGCATTGATAAGCTTAAGTAGCATGCCTAGAAGTTGTCCTTCGTCAGGTGGTGTAGCCATCAGGTTCCTGTTTAATTTACATCATCACATAGTATgtgataattaatattgttttcataaaaaataattaagccaATGTTATGCATTTACTCTGTGAGAAaacatcaattaattaattattggtACACATAATCATGATCTTACATACCAAGGGTGTTTTTCCGTCAACTCTCTTAGCTCCTTCAAGCTCTCATGCTCTCTTGGGTACACACTGGTTTCAAGTATATACTGCACCACCAATACGTGTATTAATTATagtgaagtgaaaaaataaaataaaatgaaaatattggtAATTGAACGAACCTGATAGAGTGCATCGCTCTGAAGGAGACTTTTGTGAGCGAGTTCTTTGTGGCCAGCAATTTGGTTTGGTTGTTGCTCTAATTCCTTAATCAGAGTCATCTCTGTCTTTGGAATTCTCTGAATATTTGCTATGTAAACAAAGGCCCAAAACGCCTATTTATAGATATTAGCGCAAGTATTCTGTATGTAATTCTTTCATTTTGATCTGATGAAATAATGAATGTCAACGGTAGTTAAGGGGTCGGTAGGCTGAAGCTTCCATTTGGAATTTTGCAGgcttctttatatataatatttgaaagATTCTTTAATTTATACAGTAAACTTTCTTGTTGGAAAATCCTTTAACACCTCactctaattattattaaatgtccCATTATCTGAGTGAACTGgtcattaattataattattgttaaaaaaattcaatataacaCGAGTTAGTTGCAATGAAAATTGATAATGATCCACATGACAACATAACATATAATTGTCTTAAGTATAAATGTATttgaaaatcttatattttcccTCTGTTATATTTTCCCTGCTACAAACAAAGAGcgttttttacctttttaattattcagtaatattctttctttctttttctggtACCCTTTTGTCCCTTGGCTATCCAGAATTGTACAATGCGATCCTTTAGCcaaataatttattacaaaaaCCTAAGCCATCATCTCCACGAGTAAGGCACGACCTCTGGACAACTCTGCCTCCCATACGCGTCATTATTtggaaatattaaatataaatgaaatatcaaaaacatgaattatagagtatataagaaaaaatgatttgatCAATGTATGGCTATTTTATTggcaatataaatataaattgaaatataaaaatataggaactttgaaaattttcaaaattaatttaatgaataaaaaaatttattagtaatttatgAATATCTCATTGTACTCTGtcaaaaaaatctcattatacttaatttaatttaatatatttaaatattattaaataaattaaacaaaaatctcattttcttaaataactagttaactaaataaaaaaatcaatttta
The nucleotide sequence above comes from Glycine soja cultivar W05 chromosome 11, ASM419377v2, whole genome shotgun sequence. Encoded proteins:
- the LOC114374935 gene encoding caffeoyl-CoA O-methyltransferase 5-like; translated protein: MTLIKELEQQPNQIAGHKELAHKSLLQSDALYQYILETSVYPREHESLKELRELTEKHPWNLMATPPDEGQLLGMLLKLINAKNTMEIGVFTGYSLLSTALALPSDGKILAMDVNREYYELGLPVIQKAGVAHKIDFREGPALPLLDQLIKDEKNKGAFDFIYVDADKDNYLNYHKRVIELVKVGGLVGYDNTLWNGSVVAPPDAPLMDYVKYYRDFVMELNKALALDSRVEICQLPVGDGITLCRRII
- the LOC114375156 gene encoding F-box protein At5g67140-like, with protein sequence MDVEAEIDRLPIDLLAHIFVLFTSFTDLAQASGVCKKWKQGVKESLARRHNLSFAGWKMDDDSTARLVFHAYNLTKLEIPRSCWGCQITDAGLLRISFAKCISNLTSISLWGLTGITDEGVVQLISRTRSLQRLNVGGTFITDESLFTIARSCPKLETIVLWSCRHVTENGLFALVDQCLKLKSMNVWGTRVPVECLNNLLIVSPALQIKV